A window from Erythrobacter sp. YJ-T3-07 encodes these proteins:
- a CDS encoding pitrilysin family protein translates to MHSVSSGLSRLALLLPLLAAACASPGMPDAPDMAAGTPQAEQAQASAQKNAGLRDTAHTQKQAPGQAAATLTPAADGPQATAATLQSPDETPWLYEGSNVPVDRQWRFGVLDNGLRYATRKNGVPPDQVSIRIRIDAGSLYETEQERGFAHLIEHLLFRQSRYLAVGETIPTWQRLGATFGNDTNAVTSPTQTVYQLDLPEASPAKLDEAFRLLSGMVQAPVINEVNVRTEVPIVLAEKRERGGGAGERVATTSRETFFNGQRLADRTPIGTEETLLAANADTVRAFYKRWYRPQKTVIAVAGDADPVALASLIEKYFGDWKVDGKDASAPDFGDPKAPAGADPANPVGETTVIVEPDLPRSLTYGVMRPWRPVQDTIAYNEGILMDSLAQSLINRRLEARARGGGDYLYAQVQQEDVSRSADATFVSFAPLTQDWQAALEDVRAVIADATTNPPTDEELAREISEFEVAFVAGVEEADVEPGAQIADTLVNAVDIRETVASPQTVLDIFRGMRDRVTPQAILERTRKLFDGEVIRGTYVTPQEGEATAEQLRKALAAPVAADGSARIAASTVSFDDLPKIGTPGEVVQEGPLGVLDIERVQLSNGVTALLWPNQAEPGRVAVNVHWGAGIRAFDKDSAAYIPLGETALISSGLAGLDQEDLDRLATGRKFGFNFTVDLANFTFSADTRAADLADQLYLFAAKLAQPEWDARPVIRAKAAARISYDTYATSPAGLLNRDLETLIRNGDPRFATPSPEMVEGTTPEGFRKVWEPLLKKGPIEVLIFGDFERDQAIEALKTSFGALPPREAIDPATLAANPEAPEAGARKVLYHRGDANQAAAVVAWPAGSGLAQVREGRQLEILGQLMMNRLFDEMRERAGASYAPQVRVDWPNDDVGGGTIIALAQLRPDDIPAFYAAADEIARDLATNGPTADELARVTEPLRQTILRATTGNGFWMWQLRGSTRDPSRIGVIRTLLDDYSMTTPDRMKALAAKYLEAREPLEIAIIPEGTDLPE, encoded by the coding sequence ATGCACTCCGTTTCCTCCGGCCTCAGCCGCCTCGCCCTGCTTCTTCCCCTTCTGGCGGCGGCATGCGCGAGCCCGGGAATGCCGGACGCGCCCGATATGGCCGCGGGCACACCGCAGGCCGAACAGGCGCAGGCCTCCGCACAGAAGAACGCCGGGCTGCGCGACACCGCGCATACGCAGAAGCAAGCGCCCGGACAGGCCGCTGCCACGCTGACCCCGGCAGCCGACGGGCCGCAGGCGACCGCCGCCACGCTCCAGTCGCCCGACGAAACCCCGTGGCTGTACGAGGGCAGCAATGTCCCGGTCGATCGCCAGTGGCGCTTCGGCGTGCTCGACAATGGCCTGCGCTATGCCACCCGCAAGAACGGCGTGCCGCCCGATCAGGTCTCGATCCGCATCCGGATCGACGCGGGATCGCTCTACGAGACCGAGCAGGAGCGCGGCTTTGCCCACCTGATCGAACACCTGCTGTTCCGCCAGTCGCGCTATCTCGCCGTGGGCGAGACGATCCCCACCTGGCAGCGGCTGGGCGCGACCTTCGGCAACGACACCAATGCGGTGACCAGCCCGACGCAGACGGTCTATCAGCTCGACCTGCCCGAAGCCTCGCCCGCCAAGCTGGACGAGGCGTTCCGCCTGCTGTCGGGGATGGTCCAGGCCCCGGTCATCAACGAAGTCAACGTGCGCACCGAAGTGCCGATCGTTCTCGCCGAAAAGCGCGAGCGTGGCGGCGGCGCGGGCGAGCGCGTGGCGACCACCAGCCGCGAGACCTTCTTCAACGGCCAGCGGCTTGCCGACCGGACCCCGATCGGGACCGAGGAGACGCTGCTCGCCGCCAATGCCGATACGGTCCGGGCGTTCTACAAGCGCTGGTATCGCCCGCAGAAGACCGTGATTGCGGTCGCTGGCGATGCGGACCCGGTCGCGCTCGCCAGCCTGATCGAGAAGTATTTCGGCGACTGGAAGGTCGACGGGAAGGACGCGTCCGCGCCCGATTTCGGCGATCCCAAGGCCCCGGCAGGGGCGGACCCTGCAAACCCGGTGGGCGAGACGACCGTGATCGTCGAACCCGATCTTCCGCGCTCGCTCACCTATGGCGTGATGCGTCCGTGGCGTCCGGTGCAGGATACGATTGCCTATAACGAAGGCATCCTGATGGATTCGCTCGCCCAGTCGCTGATCAACCGGCGGCTCGAAGCGCGTGCGCGCGGCGGCGGCGATTACCTCTACGCGCAGGTCCAGCAGGAAGACGTCAGCCGCAGCGCCGACGCGACCTTCGTCAGCTTCGCACCTTTGACGCAGGACTGGCAGGCCGCGCTGGAAGACGTGCGCGCAGTGATCGCCGATGCGACCACCAATCCCCCGACCGACGAAGAACTCGCCCGCGAGATTTCCGAGTTCGAGGTCGCTTTCGTGGCCGGGGTGGAGGAAGCCGATGTCGAACCGGGCGCGCAGATCGCGGATACGCTGGTCAACGCGGTCGACATCCGCGAAACCGTCGCCTCGCCGCAGACGGTGCTCGATATCTTTCGCGGGATGCGCGATCGGGTGACCCCGCAGGCGATCCTCGAGCGTACGCGCAAGCTGTTCGATGGCGAGGTGATCCGCGGCACCTATGTGACCCCGCAGGAAGGCGAAGCCACTGCCGAGCAACTGCGCAAGGCGCTGGCCGCACCGGTCGCGGCGGACGGGTCCGCGCGCATCGCGGCCAGCACGGTCTCTTTCGATGATCTGCCCAAGATCGGTACGCCCGGCGAAGTGGTGCAAGAGGGCCCGCTGGGCGTGCTCGATATCGAGCGGGTTCAGCTGTCCAACGGCGTCACCGCGCTTCTGTGGCCCAACCAGGCGGAGCCGGGCCGGGTCGCGGTCAATGTCCACTGGGGCGCAGGGATCCGCGCGTTCGACAAGGATAGCGCGGCCTACATCCCGCTCGGCGAAACCGCGCTGATCAGTTCGGGGCTTGCCGGGCTCGACCAGGAAGATCTCGACCGGCTGGCGACGGGTCGCAAGTTCGGGTTCAACTTCACCGTCGACCTCGCCAACTTCACCTTCTCCGCCGATACGCGCGCGGCGGACCTGGCCGACCAGCTCTATCTGTTCGCGGCCAAGCTGGCGCAGCCCGAGTGGGACGCGCGCCCGGTGATCCGCGCCAAGGCGGCGGCGCGCATTTCCTACGATACCTATGCGACCAGCCCTGCCGGCCTGCTCAACCGCGATCTCGAAACGCTGATCCGCAACGGCGATCCGCGCTTCGCGACGCCGAGCCCGGAGATGGTCGAGGGCACCACGCCCGAAGGCTTCCGCAAGGTGTGGGAGCCGCTGTTGAAGAAGGGCCCGATCGAAGTGCTGATCTTCGGCGATTTCGAGCGTGATCAGGCGATCGAGGCGCTGAAGACCAGCTTCGGCGCACTGCCCCCGCGCGAGGCCATCGATCCCGCCACCCTCGCTGCAAATCCCGAAGCGCCCGAGGCTGGCGCGCGCAAGGTGCTGTACCATCGCGGGGATGCCAACCAGGCCGCCGCAGTGGTCGCCTGGCCGGCGGGCAGCGGCCTTGCGCAGGTGCGCGAGGGGCGGCAGCTCGAAATCCTCGGCCAGCTTATGATGAACCGGCTGTTCGACGAGATGCGCGAGCGTGCCGGTGCCAGCTACGCGCCGCAGGTCCGGGTCGACTGGCCCAACGACGATGTCGGCGGGGGCACGATCATCGCGCTCGCCCAGCTGCGTCCGGACGATATCCCAGCGTTCTATGCCGCGGCGGACGAGATCGCGCGGGATCTGGCGACCAACGGCCCGACCGCGGACGAGCTTGCCCGCGTGACCGAACCGCTGCGCCAGACGATCCTGCGCGCGACCACCGGCAACGGTTTCTGGATGTGGCAGCTGCGCGGCTCCACCCGCGATCCCTCGCGCATCGGGGTGATCCGCACGCTGCTGGACGATTACTCGATGACCACGCCGGATCGGATGAAGGCGCTCGCCGCGAAATATCTCGAAGCGCGTGAACCGCTGGAGATCGCGATCATTCCCGAGGGCACCGATCTGCCCGAGTAA
- a CDS encoding NifU family protein, translating into MYIETETTPNPATLKFLPQRQVMPQGTRDFANPEDAEASPLAQALFDTGEVTGVFFGSDFVSVTKGEGVQWTELKPQVVAVLLDHFVSEAPLFHGGTAAGIAVPAEDTLTVEEDPADADIVDQIKELLETRIRPAVAGDGGDIAYRGYRDGVVHLQLQGACDGCPSSTATLKHGIEGLLKHYVPEVVEVRAA; encoded by the coding sequence ATGTATATTGAAACCGAAACCACGCCCAATCCCGCCACGCTCAAGTTCCTGCCCCAGCGGCAGGTCATGCCGCAGGGCACGCGCGACTTCGCCAATCCGGAAGATGCCGAGGCCAGCCCGCTGGCGCAGGCCCTGTTCGACACCGGCGAGGTGACGGGCGTGTTCTTCGGCTCCGACTTCGTCTCCGTGACCAAGGGCGAAGGCGTGCAGTGGACCGAATTGAAGCCGCAGGTGGTCGCCGTGCTGCTCGACCATTTCGTGTCCGAAGCGCCGCTGTTCCACGGCGGCACCGCCGCAGGCATCGCGGTCCCGGCAGAAGATACGCTGACGGTGGAAGAGGACCCGGCCGATGCCGACATCGTCGACCAGATCAAGGAACTGCTGGAAACGCGCATTCGCCCCGCGGTCGCGGGCGACGGCGGGGACATCGCCTATCGCGGCTACCGCGACGGGGTGGTCCATCTCCAGCTGCAGGGCGCATGCGACGGCTGCCCCTCCTCCACCGCCACGCTCAAGCACGGGATCGAGGGCCTGCTGAAACATTACGTGCCCGAAGTCGTTGAGGTGCGGGCGGCCTGA
- a CDS encoding class II 3-deoxy-7-phosphoheptulonate synthase — protein MASQWSPDSWTNFEAKHLPAYEDADALARAEAELAACPSLVFAGESDALRGELARVEAGQAFLLQGGDCAESFAEFAPDTIRDTFRVILQMAVVLTYAGSLPVVKVGRMAGQFAKPRSSDTETQGDVTLPSYFGDNVNGIEFTPESRRNDPQRMVRAYYQASSTLNLLRAYAGGGYANLRQVHDWTLDFMGRSQWSEKFSAMADRITEALDFMAACGVDPSELPQLQGTNFYTSHEALLLPYEQAMTRRDSNSGEWYDSSAHMLWIGDRTRFEGSAHVEFMRGIRNPIGVKCGPSLDPDVLLRLLDTLNPNRESGRMVLITRYGHDKVEANLPKLIRAVRREGHPVVWSSDPMHGNVVKSESGYKTRPFDRIKAELADVFAVHRAEGSYPGGVHLEMTGQNVTECVGGAVAITDDELSSRYHTHCDPRLNAAQALELAFSIAEMLQPQVDRAAAAA, from the coding sequence ATGGCTTCCCAATGGAGCCCCGATAGCTGGACGAATTTCGAGGCGAAGCACCTGCCCGCCTATGAAGATGCAGACGCGCTGGCGCGTGCGGAGGCTGAACTCGCCGCATGCCCCTCGCTGGTCTTTGCCGGCGAATCCGATGCCCTGCGCGGCGAGCTGGCGCGGGTCGAGGCGGGGCAGGCGTTCCTGCTGCAGGGTGGTGACTGCGCGGAAAGTTTCGCCGAATTCGCGCCCGACACGATCCGCGACACCTTCCGCGTGATCCTGCAGATGGCGGTCGTGCTGACCTATGCCGGGTCACTTCCGGTGGTGAAGGTCGGCCGGATGGCGGGCCAGTTCGCCAAGCCGCGCTCCAGCGATACCGAGACGCAGGGCGATGTCACCCTGCCGAGCTATTTCGGCGACAACGTCAACGGGATCGAGTTCACGCCCGAATCGCGGCGCAACGATCCGCAGCGCATGGTGCGCGCCTATTACCAGGCGTCGTCCACGCTCAACCTGTTGCGCGCTTACGCGGGCGGCGGCTATGCCAACCTGCGGCAGGTGCACGACTGGACGCTTGACTTCATGGGCCGTTCGCAATGGTCGGAGAAATTCTCCGCCATGGCCGACCGGATCACCGAAGCGCTCGACTTCATGGCCGCCTGCGGGGTCGACCCGTCCGAACTGCCGCAGTTGCAGGGCACCAATTTCTACACCAGCCACGAAGCGCTGCTGCTGCCTTACGAACAGGCGATGACCCGGCGCGATTCGAACAGCGGGGAGTGGTACGATTCCAGCGCGCACATGCTGTGGATCGGCGACCGCACGCGGTTCGAAGGCAGTGCGCATGTCGAATTCATGCGCGGCATCCGCAACCCGATCGGCGTGAAGTGCGGGCCGAGCCTCGATCCCGATGTGCTGCTGCGGCTGCTCGATACGCTCAACCCCAACCGCGAGAGCGGGCGGATGGTCCTGATCACCCGCTACGGCCACGACAAGGTCGAGGCGAACCTGCCCAAGCTGATCCGCGCGGTTCGCCGCGAAGGGCACCCGGTGGTGTGGTCGAGCGACCCGATGCACGGCAACGTGGTCAAATCGGAAAGCGGCTACAAGACGCGGCCCTTCGACCGGATCAAGGCCGAGCTGGCCGATGTCTTTGCGGTCCACCGCGCCGAGGGCAGCTATCCGGGCGGGGTCCATCTGGAGATGACCGGTCAGAACGTGACCGAATGCGTCGGCGGCGCAGTCGCGATCACCGACGACGAACTGTCGAGCCGCTACCACACGCATTGCGACCCGCGCCTCAACGCGGCGCAGGCGCTGGAGCTGGCGTTCTCGATCGCCGAAATGCTCCAGCCGCAGGTCGATCGCGCGGCTGCGGCGGCTTAA